A portion of the Babylonia areolata isolate BAREFJ2019XMU chromosome 16, ASM4173473v1, whole genome shotgun sequence genome contains these proteins:
- the LOC143290737 gene encoding uncharacterized protein LOC143290737, giving the protein MSDEAVSQSTFSSTKVATTNRMWTTLPPPLSTPPSPVSADTTQGVTGYMDNPNHTATLPPAFFIPCDNPGNIVSPFVAETMDLVVYAGIFPALVTSGVITNVINMAVFARQGLSDRIHLCLFSLAVSDTGFLLFLMCGKSYALISLLDPVAGNYWLQRHNGPVLGSYLAFLAISNTITALIAVERCICILSPLKAAQIFKTKYMRVGIVVVAVYILVLEVVCVGLKYETVEVTIPLTNTSTFVSRLTPFYTRHRTAIDVVYMYMLTITIPVVSLLVVITCTAAITLRLRFAATWRRRTASSMTSSEKQEVGVIRMLVMVCCVYVVCMTPTVAKELALFIRVPGFLITGHLCNTFKVTIALTRLLEGFNSSVNFWIYMRQSSRYRSTLTQLMPCLARKQRKERE; this is encoded by the exons ATGTCTGATGAAGCTGTGTCACAATCGACCTTCAG CTCAACAAAAGTGGCGACAACAAACAGGATGTGGACGACTCTACCACCCCCACTGTCCACCCCCCCAAGTCCAGTCTCTGCAGACACAACCCAGGGTGTGACAGGATACATGGACAACCCGAACCACACCGCCACGCTCCCTCCCGCTTTCTTCATACCGTGTGACAACCCTGGAAACATCGTCAGTCCGTTTGTAGCGGAAACGATGGACCTCGTGGTGTATGCCGGGATATTCCCTGCCCTCGTGACTTCCGGCGTCATCaccaacgtcatcaacatggctgTCTTTGCTCGGCAGGGACTGTCAGACAGGATTCACCTGTGTCTGTTCAG TCTGGCAGTGTCAGACACAGGCTTCCTGCTCTTCCTGATGTGTGGCAAGTCCTACGCTCTGATCAGTCTGCTGGACCCTGTGGCCGGCAACTACTGGCTTCAGCGACATAACGGTCCTGTTCTGGGCAGTTACCTGGCTTTCCTGGCCATCTCCAACACCATAACTGCTCTGATCGCCGTGGAGAGGTGTATCTGTATCCTCAGTCCTCTGAAGGCCGCCCAGATCTTCAAGACAAA GTACATGAGGGTGGGGATCGTTGTTGTGGCAGTGTATATCCTGGTTCTTGAGGTCGTGTGTGTCGGTCTGAAATACGAGACCGTGGAGGTCACCATCCCCCTGACCAACACCTCCACCTTCGTCTCCCGCCTTACCCCCTTCTACACCCGTCACAGGACCGCCATCGAtgtggtgtacatgtacatgctcaccatcaccatccccgtcgTCTCTCTCCTCGTCGTCATCACCTGCACCGCCGCCATCACCCTTCGCCTCAGGTTTGCCGCCACCTGGCGGCGCAGGACTGCCTCCAGTATGACGTCATCGGAGAAACAGGAAGTGGGTGTGATTcggatgttggtgatggtgtgttgtgtttacgTGGTGTGTATGACTCCCACTGTGGCAAAAGAACTTGCGTTGTTTATTCGTGTGCCGGGCTTTCTGATCACTGGGCACCTGTGTAACACGTTCAAGGTGACCATCGCTTTGACACGACTGTTGGAGGGGTTTAATTCCTCTGTCAATTTCTGGATCTACATGCGGCAGAGTTCTCGCTACCGGTCCACTCTCACCCAGCTGATGCCCTGCTTGGCCAGGAAACAGAGGAAGGAACGGGAATGA
- the LOC143290813 gene encoding uncharacterized protein LOC143290813: MIDFSTYPTTPPQDKQNKHLVQTSGGEGEHTCTNGDTKTFNKDGSKKVGSNTKRKSRRKGECSDNHHRGRKDERHRIESDCRENCVDKSAQCVDKGVKKCVGGSAKCVDEEANYCVDETAKECVDEDARSVDGSARCVDEGAKKCVDESGKCVDKSAKNCVDKPPTKCVDESAKNCVDKPPTKCVDESAKKCANAEAKEEEEEEEGEGGGDGEVNPLSVDLYDKLCAENRAEEVLQWDTYLVGEDLRRACKKLSCSEKHLYVLLMSLFMALTFAMVFGLCVLQAQVSMNSKEILSKVQGPKKAIPQGMYTLYYDYLDSGVLPENVDLRANTSIFVH; encoded by the exons ATGATAGACTTCAGCACATATCCCACAACTCCTCCACAAGACAAACAGAATAAACACCTTGTTCAGACCTCGGGGGGAGAAGGTGAACACACTTGCACAAACGGCGACACAAAGACGTTTAACAAAGACGGTTCCAAGAAAGTTGGTAgcaacacaaagagaaagagccgAAGGAAAGGAGAGTGCAGCGATAACCACCACCGTGGAAGAAAAGACGAAAGACACAGAATAGAAAGTGACTGCAGGGAAAACTGTGTTGATAAATCAGCCCAGTGTGTTGACAAAGGAGTGAAAAAATGTGTTGGTGGATCAGCCAAGTGTGTTGATGAAGAGGCTAATTATTGTGTTGATGAAACTGCCAAGGAGTGTGTTGATGAAGATGCCAGGAGTGTTGATGGATCAGCCAGGTGTGTTGACGAAGGAGCTAAGAAGTGTGTTGATGAATCGGGCAAGTGTGTTGATAAATCGGCCAAGAATTGTGTTGATAAACCACCAACCAAGTGTGTTGATGAATCGGCCAAGAATTGTGTTGATAAACCACCAACCAAGTGTGTTGATGAATCGGCCAAGAAGTGTGCTAATGCAGAagccaaggaggaggaagaggaggaggaaggggagggagggggtgacggggaggtgAACCCCCTGAGCGTGGACCTGTATGACAAGCTGTGCGCGGAGAACCGGGCAGAGGAGGTCCTGCAGTGGGACACGTACCTGGTGGGGGAGGACCTCCGGAGGGCCTGCAAGAAGCTGTCCTGCTCCGAGAAACACTTGTA TGTCCTGTTGATGTCGCTGTTTATGGCCTTGACCTTCGCCATGGTGTTCGGCCTGTGTGTCCTTCAGGCCCAGGTGTCCATGAACTCCAAAGAG ATTCTGAGCAAAGTGCAAGGCCCCAAGAAGGCGATACCTCAAGGCATGTACACCCTCTACTACGATTACCTGGACAGCGGCGTGCTACCTGAGAACGTGGACCTGCGAGCCAACACCAGCATTTTTGTGCACTGA